Proteins from one Pyrobaculum neutrophilum V24Sta genomic window:
- the hflX gene encoding GTPase HflX translates to MRNRALLSYVGPKTPNLAYKLEEFVSLAEVAGFEVVDLITQFGRADTRFYLGPGKAEAVAAKDFDVFIAYHSLTPLQVFNLERLFKRRALDRVLVILMIFEKRAGSIESKLQIELARLRYELPKVKEYLRRAKMGEQLGFMGAGEYIVDAYYRHMVKRISTIRRKLEEVRRSRVMHIAKRKEAGVPEVVITGYTSAGKTTLFNRLVGEDKLVDGKPFATLETYSRSLDLWGKRVVVTDTIGFIDDLPPLLVESFHSTLQEIIDADVILLVVDGSEPREEISRKIETSVATLGEVGISRDRVIPVVNKVDKIGVAEVKNLRGIVGRYFSWFIPVSALTGFGIEALKAVLFFKTPGYQISRTASAEGARGLRVGDVTFVATRPAPLCGSRSPRGSSGPARGDDAR, encoded by the coding sequence GTGAGGAATAGGGCCCTTCTCTCATACGTAGGCCCCAAGACGCCCAACCTAGCTTACAAGCTTGAGGAGTTTGTATCCCTCGCCGAGGTGGCCGGGTTCGAGGTGGTGGACCTAATTACCCAGTTCGGCAGAGCCGACACCAGGTTTTACCTCGGCCCGGGCAAGGCCGAGGCGGTGGCGGCTAAGGACTTCGACGTCTTTATCGCATACCACAGCCTCACCCCTCTACAGGTGTTCAACCTGGAGAGGCTGTTTAAACGTAGGGCGCTGGATAGGGTTCTGGTCATACTCATGATCTTTGAAAAAAGGGCTGGTAGCATAGAGTCGAAGCTCCAGATCGAGCTAGCCCGCCTTAGATACGAACTGCCTAAGGTCAAGGAGTACCTGAGGCGAGCTAAGATGGGCGAGCAGCTCGGCTTCATGGGCGCCGGCGAGTACATAGTCGACGCCTACTACCGCCACATGGTGAAGAGGATTTCGACGATTAGGAGAAAGCTGGAGGAGGTGCGCAGGAGTAGAGTCATGCATATAGCTAAGCGGAAGGAGGCGGGGGTTCCCGAGGTGGTGATCACCGGCTACACCAGCGCCGGCAAGACGACGCTCTTCAATAGGCTGGTGGGCGAGGACAAACTGGTGGACGGCAAGCCCTTTGCCACGTTGGAGACCTACAGCCGATCTCTGGACCTCTGGGGCAAGAGAGTCGTTGTGACAGACACCATAGGCTTCATAGATGACCTCCCGCCGCTCCTCGTCGAGTCCTTCCACTCGACGCTCCAGGAGATCATAGACGCCGACGTCATTCTCCTAGTCGTAGACGGCTCGGAGCCGCGGGAGGAGATCTCCCGCAAGATAGAGACCTCCGTGGCAACCCTGGGCGAGGTGGGCATAAGCCGAGACAGGGTGATACCCGTTGTCAACAAGGTGGATAAAATCGGGGTGGCGGAGGTGAAGAATCTGCGGGGCATAGTGGGTAGGTACTTCAGCTGGTTCATCCCGGTGTCCGCCCTTACCGGCTTTGGGATCGAGGCGCTCAAAGCCGTGTTGTTTTTCAAAACGCCGGGCTACCAGATATCCAGAACCGCCAGCGCAGAGGGGGCAAGAGGCCTACGCGTCGGAGATGTGACGTTCGTAGCCACGCGCCCAGCTCCCCTTTGCGGCTCCCGGTCTCCCCGGGGGAGCTCGGGACCCGCCCGCGGAGATGATGCGAGATAG
- a CDS encoding multiprotein bridging factor aMBF1: MYCEICGRPIEGEPIPIEVDKAVLYVCRSCAATYGKKVIQQQAAPAVKKTPRPKPAAPRPPPPEVEIVENFGEVVKKARENLGLSREALAAMLGVKETVLRRIEAGQLQPDFALARKLEKTLGVRLLVESVEEGVAQTGRGAERGLTLGEVAEIRDGGEE; this comes from the coding sequence GTGTATTGTGAAATCTGTGGAAGGCCCATAGAGGGCGAGCCGATACCGATAGAGGTGGATAAGGCCGTCTTATACGTCTGCAGAAGTTGCGCCGCCACATATGGGAAGAAAGTGATTCAGCAACAAGCCGCGCCTGCCGTGAAGAAGACGCCGAGGCCTAAGCCCGCCGCCCCCCGCCCGCCGCCTCCCGAGGTGGAGATTGTGGAGAACTTCGGCGAGGTGGTGAAAAAGGCGAGGGAGAACCTCGGCCTATCTAGAGAGGCCCTAGCCGCCATGTTGGGGGTGAAGGAGACCGTGTTGAGGAGGATCGAGGCCGGGCAACTGCAGCCCGACTTCGCCCTAGCGAGGAAGCTGGAGAAAACGCTTGGAGTTAGGCTTTTGGTGGAGTCTGTGGAAGAGGGCGTAGCCCAGACGGGGAGGGGGGCCGAGAGGGGTCTCACGTTGGGCGAAGTGGCGGAGATAAGAGACGGGGGTGAGGAATAG
- a CDS encoding PUA domain-containing protein gives MSAVLNIIAYIYGRGTAEKLKGRRVEVEYNKAGRVRRVFIDGRLAFVLRNNDGYLLPTLYGASFLENRVVVRGEAAEYVAGGRNVPAKYIADVSSGSRANGEVAVVDAEGRLIAVGRLVYSSRELSLGRGYAVRVREALKDVTGKEPREPPR, from the coding sequence GTGTCGGCGGTCTTGAACATAATCGCCTACATATACGGGAGGGGCACGGCCGAGAAGTTGAAGGGCAGGAGGGTCGAGGTTGAGTACAACAAGGCCGGGAGGGTCAGGAGGGTGTTCATAGATGGAAGACTGGCCTTTGTGTTACGTAACAACGACGGCTATCTACTGCCGACGTTATACGGGGCCTCGTTTCTAGAAAACAGGGTGGTTGTGCGGGGGGAAGCCGCCGAGTATGTAGCTGGCGGACGCAACGTGCCGGCTAAGTATATAGCGGACGTCTCAAGCGGCTCTAGAGCCAACGGGGAGGTCGCCGTCGTAGACGCAGAGGGGCGCCTAATCGCCGTGGGAAGGTTGGTCTACAGCTCTAGGGAGCTGTCGCTGGGGAGGGGCTACGCCGTCCGGGTTCGAGAGGCGTTGAAAGACGTCACTGGGAAAGAGCCGCGAGAGCCTCCTCGATAG
- a CDS encoding LSm family protein, translating into MASDISKCFATLGATLQDSIGKQVLVKLRDSHEIRGILRSFDQHVNLLLDDAEEIIDGNVYKRGTIVVRGENVLFISPVP; encoded by the coding sequence ATGGCTTCGGATATATCTAAGTGTTTCGCGACGTTGGGCGCCACGCTACAGGACTCCATCGGCAAACAGGTGTTGGTGAAGCTTAGGGATAGCCACGAGATCAGAGGCATACTCCGCTCCTTCGACCAACACGTGAATCTCCTTCTAGACGACGCCGAGGAGATCATAGACGGCAACGTCTACAAGCGTGGAACTATCGTCGTAAGAGGCGAAAACGTCCTCTTCATATCGCCGGTGCCATGA
- a CDS encoding 50S ribosomal protein L37e, with amino-acid sequence MKGTPSMGKHNRGKTHIRCPRCGRHSYNVTKKYCASCGWGRTKRWRKYSWAK; translated from the coding sequence ATGAAGGGCACCCCGTCGATGGGTAAACACAACAGAGGCAAAACCCACATTAGATGCCCAAGATGCGGCAGACACTCCTACAACGTCACCAAGAAGTACTGCGCTTCGTGCGGCTGGGGGAGGACCAAACGTTGGAGGAAGTACAGCTGGGCAAAATAA
- a CDS encoding MarC family protein: protein MELLTAVVALYVIVDPLGNIPLFAALTAGLSEAQRSRVLLLSVLVASAVLVLFAVFGVEIFGYFGVELGDFMIASGLILISFSLHQLIRPYEQRPATDGLEVAVVPLAVPYLAGPASISYVLLMSKHMGVAPTLLAVAAVSLLTFATLRASGFIMRALGVLGIRVVEKIMLILSVAIGVSLVRRGLEAGWSLGASSRG from the coding sequence ATGGAGCTACTGACGGCCGTGGTTGCCCTCTACGTAATAGTTGACCCTCTCGGCAATATACCCCTATTCGCAGCCCTCACGGCTGGGCTGAGCGAGGCGCAGAGGAGCAGGGTGCTTCTGCTCTCCGTGTTGGTGGCCTCGGCCGTGCTCGTGCTCTTCGCCGTATTCGGCGTCGAGATCTTCGGCTACTTCGGGGTGGAGCTAGGCGATTTCATGATAGCCAGCGGCCTCATCTTGATCTCCTTCTCCCTCCACCAACTGATAAGGCCCTACGAGCAGCGTCCCGCAACAGACGGCCTTGAGGTGGCGGTCGTCCCTCTCGCTGTTCCTTACCTGGCGGGCCCCGCGTCCATCTCCTACGTCCTCCTCATGTCTAAACACATGGGCGTCGCCCCCACTCTCTTGGCCGTCGCGGCGGTGTCGCTCCTCACCTTCGCCACCCTACGCGCCTCCGGATTTATAATGAGGGCGTTGGGCGTGCTCGGGATTAGGGTGGTGGAAAAGATAATGCTTATCCTAAGCGTCGCAATTGGGGTATCGTTGGTGAGGAGGGGGCTAGAGGCCGGGTGGTCTCTCGGCGCAAGTAGCAGGGGCTAA
- a CDS encoding Mrp/NBP35 family ATP-binding protein — protein sequence MSVKVSIRGQSAAPGSLADALKGVKLKLVTISGKGGVGKSLVTASIAVGFAMRGYKVGVLDGDVYGPTVPKMLGVSNSTLFVDERTGKIVPVTGPLGIKVVSIEFALPSDDTAVIWRAPLVNQALRDFIAQVDWGSLDLLVVDLPPGTGDAPLTIAQSLQGGLDGSIVVTIPTEISRRIVLKSVDFSRKLNIRVAGVVENMCCFKCPDNGKIYYIFGRDAGRRVAEAAGVPFLGGIPIDPELSHYLDSGRLHEFLAKENDTARAVLAIVDQLAEMYKDKLSQQVKAEEKPKRLSLLKLPGEEEE from the coding sequence GTGTCGGTAAAAGTCAGCATCAGGGGCCAATCCGCCGCCCCCGGCTCCCTCGCCGACGCTCTAAAGGGGGTAAAGCTGAAGCTCGTCACAATATCAGGCAAGGGAGGAGTTGGGAAATCCCTCGTGACCGCCTCTATCGCGGTAGGCTTCGCGATGAGGGGCTACAAAGTCGGCGTTTTAGACGGGGACGTATACGGGCCGACCGTCCCGAAGATGCTCGGCGTATCGAACAGCACCCTCTTCGTAGACGAGAGGACAGGCAAGATCGTGCCCGTCACGGGGCCTCTCGGCATCAAGGTGGTCTCTATAGAGTTTGCGCTTCCGAGCGACGACACGGCGGTCATATGGAGAGCGCCGCTTGTCAACCAAGCGCTTAGGGACTTCATAGCGCAGGTGGACTGGGGCTCCCTAGACCTTTTAGTCGTTGATCTTCCGCCGGGAACCGGCGACGCGCCTCTCACGATCGCCCAGAGCCTCCAGGGAGGGCTAGACGGCAGTATCGTTGTGACAATACCCACTGAGATCTCCAGGAGGATCGTGCTTAAGTCCGTGGACTTCTCGCGCAAGTTGAACATCCGCGTCGCAGGCGTGGTTGAAAACATGTGCTGTTTCAAGTGCCCCGACAACGGAAAGATCTACTACATCTTCGGGAGAGATGCGGGGAGGAGGGTGGCCGAAGCCGCCGGAGTGCCGTTTCTAGGCGGCATACCGATCGACCCCGAGCTATCGCATTACCTGGACTCGGGCAGACTCCACGAGTTCCTCGCGAAAGAAAACGACACCGCCAGAGCCGTATTGGCTATAGTGGATCAACTGGCCGAGATGTATAAGGATAAGCTCTCCCAACAAGTCAAAGCCGAGGAGAAGCCAAAACGCCTATCGCTCCTTAAACTGCCCGGCGAAGAGGAGGAGTAG
- a CDS encoding cytidine deaminase, which yields MIERAKAALKNAYAPYSNFRVAAAVRTKSGRIYTGVNVENASYGLTICAERVAVFKAVSEGDRDIEAVVVYTDTEEPTPPCGACRQVIAEFNPDALIVMAGRSRTYTAKLSELLPNPFTPTRLPKTPRSEV from the coding sequence ATGATAGAGAGGGCCAAGGCGGCGCTGAAAAACGCCTACGCCCCCTACTCCAACTTCAGAGTGGCGGCCGCCGTTAGGACAAAAAGCGGGAGGATATACACTGGAGTCAACGTGGAAAACGCCTCATATGGGCTAACGATCTGCGCAGAACGCGTGGCGGTTTTCAAAGCCGTATCGGAAGGAGACAGAGATATTGAAGCCGTCGTGGTCTACACAGACACCGAAGAGCCCACGCCGCCCTGCGGCGCCTGTAGGCAGGTGATAGCGGAGTTTAACCCAGACGCCTTGATAGTGATGGCGGGGCGCTCCAGGACATACACGGCGAAATTAAGCGAGCTACTGCCCAACCCCTTTACGCCAACCCGGCTGCCAAAAACGCCTAGGAGTGAGGTTTAA
- a CDS encoding SDR family oxidoreductase: MLKGKVSIVTAASRGIGRGVASVLAREGSDLVIAARDWGRLKEVAEELSSQHGVSVVPVAADLTKREDVKRIVETAVKQFGKVDVLVYNTGPPKPGTFLELTEEDWDYGVRLLLMSAVWITRDVLPHMVERRQGRLIYITSSTLKQPIPTLTLSNVVRISLAGLVKTLAYQLGRYNILVNGIMQGYVDTDRVREVAAARAQREGRTVEDILEEMGREIPLGRLAKPEEIGELVAFLASERASYITGSLILIDGGRTLCI, from the coding sequence ATGCTAAAGGGCAAGGTATCTATAGTCACCGCGGCGAGCAGAGGGATAGGACGCGGCGTTGCCTCCGTTCTCGCGAGGGAGGGCTCAGACCTCGTAATCGCGGCTAGAGACTGGGGGCGTCTAAAGGAGGTGGCTGAGGAGCTCTCTTCACAACACGGCGTCTCGGTGGTGCCGGTCGCCGCCGATTTGACAAAGAGGGAGGACGTCAAGAGGATAGTTGAGACGGCCGTGAAACAGTTCGGCAAAGTGGATGTTCTGGTGTACAACACGGGGCCGCCTAAGCCGGGGACCTTCCTAGAGCTTACCGAGGAGGACTGGGATTACGGCGTGAGGCTACTGCTCATGAGCGCTGTGTGGATAACAAGAGACGTCCTCCCACATATGGTGGAGAGGAGGCAGGGCAGGCTCATATACATAACATCCAGCACTCTGAAACAGCCTATACCGACCCTCACCCTCTCCAACGTCGTCAGGATATCTCTCGCGGGTCTTGTAAAAACCCTGGCTTACCAGCTGGGGAGGTACAACATCCTCGTGAACGGCATAATGCAGGGCTACGTCGACACTGACCGGGTGAGGGAGGTGGCGGCAGCCAGAGCCCAGAGGGAGGGGCGCACCGTCGAGGATATACTAGAGGAGATGGGGCGGGAAATCCCGTTGGGTAGGCTGGCGAAGCCCGAGGAGATAGGCGAGCTCGTCGCCTTCCTCGCCTCCGAGCGGGCTAGCTACATCACGGGTTCCCTTATCCTGATAGACGGCGGGCGCACCTTATGTATTTAG
- the glyA gene encoding serine hydroxymethyltransferase, giving the protein MLPRELGEILDVVTRHNAWRRKETINLIASENVMSPLAELYYINDLAGRYAEGTVGNRYYQGTRYVDVLEDALVKKFSAVLEAKFVDVRPISGTVANLATYFALTPEGGTVASLPVKYGGHISHNTVGGVKALRLKTVELPWDLENFNVDVDAARKLIEEKRPNLIILGASLYLFPHPVKEVAEAAKTVGAYVLHDSAHVFGLIVGGVFPNPLKEGAHVTTASTHKTFPGPQGGVIATALDDERNSQIQRAVFPTFTSNYHLHRYAATYVTLVEMEVFGREYASRIVENARALAEALASEGVPPVAEKLGYTRTHQVAVDVSKFGGGDKAAALLEEANVIVNKNALPWDKSVLKPSGIRMGVQEMTRFGMGKDEMREIARFIARVLRGEDPAAVRRDVVEFRKSYLEIKYGFKIDRGEVEKVFNSLNLNT; this is encoded by the coding sequence ATGCTTCCGCGGGAACTAGGGGAGATCCTCGACGTGGTCACTAGGCACAACGCCTGGAGACGTAAGGAGACTATAAACCTCATAGCCAGCGAAAACGTGATGTCGCCTCTCGCAGAGCTGTACTATATAAACGACTTGGCTGGCCGATATGCCGAGGGCACGGTGGGGAATAGATACTACCAGGGGACAAGGTACGTAGATGTGTTGGAGGACGCCCTCGTTAAGAAGTTCTCCGCGGTTCTAGAGGCCAAGTTCGTAGACGTAAGGCCCATATCTGGCACTGTGGCTAACCTGGCCACGTACTTCGCGCTGACGCCCGAGGGCGGCACTGTGGCGTCTCTGCCCGTGAAATACGGCGGCCATATAAGCCATAACACAGTCGGGGGGGTTAAGGCGCTTAGGCTAAAGACCGTTGAACTGCCGTGGGATCTGGAGAACTTCAACGTCGACGTAGACGCGGCCCGTAAGCTTATAGAGGAGAAGAGGCCTAACCTGATAATACTGGGAGCCTCCCTGTACCTCTTCCCGCATCCAGTTAAGGAGGTGGCCGAGGCGGCGAAGACTGTGGGGGCTTACGTGCTCCACGACTCAGCCCACGTCTTTGGACTCATAGTGGGCGGGGTCTTCCCCAACCCGTTGAAGGAGGGGGCGCACGTAACCACCGCCTCGACCCACAAGACCTTTCCAGGCCCCCAAGGCGGGGTGATAGCCACGGCGCTAGACGATGAGAGGAACTCGCAGATACAGAGGGCGGTCTTCCCAACCTTCACCTCCAACTACCACCTACATAGATACGCCGCCACCTACGTAACGCTTGTCGAGATGGAGGTCTTCGGCAGGGAATACGCCTCCAGAATCGTGGAGAACGCCAGAGCTCTGGCCGAGGCCTTGGCGTCCGAGGGGGTGCCCCCCGTCGCGGAGAAGCTAGGCTACACGAGGACGCACCAAGTCGCCGTGGACGTGTCCAAATTCGGCGGAGGCGACAAGGCGGCGGCGCTTCTAGAGGAGGCGAACGTAATAGTGAACAAGAACGCGTTGCCCTGGGATAAAAGCGTGTTGAAGCCCAGCGGCATCAGGATGGGGGTACAGGAGATGACTAGGTTTGGGATGGGGAAGGACGAGATGAGGGAGATAGCGAGATTCATAGCCCGCGTGCTCCGCGGCGAGGACCCAGCCGCTGTGCGGCGCGACGTCGTTGAGTTCAGGAAGTCCTACCTAGAGATCAAGTACGGGTTTAAAATAGACAGGGGAGAGGTCGAGAAGGTCTTTAATTCGCTGAACCTAAATACATAA
- a CDS encoding cyclic pyranopterin monophosphate synthase MoaC, which produces MIVDVSRKPDVYRYAVASAEVAAERCNTSVAARAALQAYRYLPFLHPLPLRASAGCRGGKLYVEGAAEWQTGVEMDVLFGALVGSVASGIETIRNLSVDVKKKGEAPPDLSAGPLQETPFARGGDLETSAYGEMVLRNVELAKGPVEKGHPIYAAQTAAALNAKRLCELLGGPCPSIQHFKIDIEAGSRVEATATVKARDMSPAPEALFAVGVALLTIWDMVKKWEKDEMGQYPATKIAVITLRG; this is translated from the coding sequence ACGTGTATAGATACGCCGTGGCCTCCGCGGAGGTGGCCGCGGAGCGGTGCAACACGTCGGTCGCGGCGCGGGCCGCCCTACAGGCGTACAGATATCTGCCCTTCCTACATCCTCTGCCTCTACGCGCCTCGGCTGGATGCAGAGGCGGCAAGCTCTACGTTGAGGGAGCCGCCGAGTGGCAGACGGGGGTTGAGATGGACGTCCTATTTGGGGCCTTGGTCGGCTCCGTGGCCTCCGGCATAGAAACAATAAGAAATCTCTCTGTAGACGTCAAAAAGAAGGGGGAGGCGCCGCCGGACCTCTCGGCCGGGCCGCTACAGGAGACGCCTTTTGCCAGAGGCGGCGATCTAGAGACCTCGGCATATGGGGAAATGGTGTTGAGAAACGTCGAGTTGGCGAAGGGACCTGTGGAGAAGGGACATCCGATATATGCGGCGCAGACCGCCGCCGCCTTAAACGCCAAGAGGTTGTGCGAGCTCCTGGGCGGCCCCTGCCCCTCCATCCAACACTTCAAGATCGACATAGAGGCGGGGAGCCGCGTCGAGGCCACAGCCACTGTAAAGGCCAGAGACATGTCGCCAGCACCAGAGGCTCTTTTCGCAGTTGGCGTGGCGCTCCTCACCATTTGGGATATGGTGAAGAAGTGGGAAAAAGACGAGATGGGCCAGTACCCCGCTACGAAGATCGCCGTCATAACGCTCCGCGGCTGA